From the Bubalus kerabau isolate K-KA32 ecotype Philippines breed swamp buffalo chromosome 2, PCC_UOA_SB_1v2, whole genome shotgun sequence genome, one window contains:
- the LOC129643285 gene encoding uncharacterized protein LOC129643285 has protein sequence MKVPRQTGRQREGATDRQTRSRARAHTHTHTHTHGHRDRGRVTERRQTGDRQGREDGIGSETDTLAQTVTHLRGRPRGSSSFPKGGGVSLGPGPAGRLKAVPWGWRSPVETPRLPRLQGPIRLGYLKRDPAPAPRPEDDSAATCCLVNIVNMWESSKSSKSLVVVLGKTSVLSCSVVPNFDATHGLRPVRLLCPRLCPGKNTGAGCHFLLQGILPTQGSNPSLLQVDAFPSEPGYC, from the exons atgaaggttccgAGACAGACTGGAAGACAGCGAGAGGGagctacagacagacagacgcgctcgcgcgcgcgcgcgcacacacacacacacacacacacacacggacacagagacagagggcGAGTGACAGAGAGACGGCAAACgggagacagacaggggagagaggatggcatcggatccgagacagacacactggcacagaccgtgacgcacctcagaggGAGGCCGCGCGGAAGcagcagcttccccaagggagggggcgtcagccttgggccgggcccGGCTGGACGGCTGAAagcggtgccctggggctggcgttCGCCCGTggagaccccaagacttcctcgtcTCCAAGGTCCCATTCGGCTTGGCTACCTAAAGCGggacccagcccctgcccctaggccagagg atgacTCAGCTGCCAcctgctgcctagtcaacatcGTCAACATGtgggagtcaagcaagagttccaaatccCTTGTTGTGGTCCTTGGAAAGACTTCTGttctgagttgctcagttgtgcccaactttgatGCGACCCATGGCCTgcggcccgtcaggctcctctgtccgcgactttgcccaggcaagaataccggagcgggttgccatttccttctccaggggatcttgcccacccagggatcaaacccgagtctccttcaGGTGGAcgccttcccatctgagccaggaTACTGCTAA